In one window of Gemmatimonadota bacterium DNA:
- a CDS encoding M1 family metallopeptidase, producing MKTLLLLPLLALPLAGQEPPRAIRRTVPITRSFERALRLGTRDSTGHPGARYWQLTTDYRIDARLDAVAGRVTGHATITIHNPSDSALKQLVLRLYQNRFNPWAPRSRVPPSITGGTVLYRLNANGEEVDVKSMAAQWAASTVLGLTLANPIPARGTGTVEVDWAGDIPDIPQGRGSARGGRRGLRIFQLAQWYPQVAVYDDLRGWDREPHLGGSEFYNNFGRFEVNLDLPGGYLVGATGTLTNPDEVLAPMVRERLASVLESDSQRTIVGEGERGPSKATRGGSRLVWRFVADTVNDFAWAASADFVWDATRATIPGRGPIPVHVLYLPENTRYRQTGALARHALEFYSTLWFPYAFPQFTQVDGPENGMEYPMLTMSGPGFGVTDHEIGHQWWPMMVSNNETWYGWMDEGFNEYMNVLSEAAHEGRPPVLDSLGGRAGALAGNESQAPMMWDNNYGGPLTTYVTYSKAPMMLSMLGALVGDSAVARAMKAYAADWRFRHPSPWDFMFAMNRELGRNLDWFWYSWLFTTESVDGGIERVVERGRAWEVTVRQRGEMPAPIVLAATLAPGGPSPRLPRNAVLRGDTVTVTWPVETWFDGRRSRPVTLDFGGRRITAVTLDPGARFPDRDRTDNRWPR from the coding sequence ATGAAGACCCTGCTGCTGCTCCCGTTGCTCGCGCTGCCGCTCGCCGGCCAGGAGCCGCCGCGCGCCATCCGGCGCACCGTGCCGATCACCCGCAGCTTCGAGCGGGCGCTCCGCCTTGGCACCCGAGACTCCACCGGCCACCCCGGTGCCAGGTACTGGCAGCTCACCACCGACTACCGGATCGACGCCCGGCTGGACGCGGTGGCGGGGCGGGTGACCGGCCACGCGACGATCACCATCCACAACCCGTCGGACAGCGCGCTCAAGCAGCTGGTCCTGCGGCTGTACCAGAACCGCTTCAATCCCTGGGCCCCGCGCAGCCGCGTGCCCCCCTCGATCACCGGGGGCACCGTGCTCTACCGCCTCAACGCCAACGGTGAGGAAGTGGACGTCAAGAGCATGGCGGCCCAATGGGCCGCCAGCACCGTGCTCGGACTGACCCTCGCCAACCCGATCCCCGCCCGCGGCACCGGCACCGTGGAGGTGGACTGGGCGGGCGACATCCCCGACATCCCGCAGGGCCGCGGGTCGGCCCGCGGCGGCCGGCGCGGGCTCAGGATCTTCCAGCTGGCGCAGTGGTACCCGCAGGTGGCGGTCTACGACGACCTGCGCGGCTGGGACCGCGAACCGCACCTGGGCGGCAGCGAGTTCTACAACAACTTCGGCCGCTTCGAGGTGAACCTCGACCTTCCCGGCGGCTACCTGGTGGGGGCCACCGGCACCCTCACCAACCCGGACGAGGTGCTCGCGCCGATGGTGCGCGAACGGCTCGCCTCGGTGCTCGAGAGCGACAGCCAGCGGACCATCGTGGGCGAGGGCGAGCGGGGGCCCAGCAAGGCGACCCGCGGCGGCAGCCGCCTGGTGTGGCGCTTCGTGGCCGACACGGTGAACGACTTTGCCTGGGCCGCCTCGGCCGACTTCGTGTGGGACGCCACCCGCGCCACGATCCCGGGGCGCGGGCCGATCCCCGTGCATGTCCTCTACCTGCCGGAGAACACCCGCTACCGGCAGACCGGGGCGCTCGCCCGGCACGCGCTCGAGTTCTACTCGACGCTGTGGTTCCCCTACGCCTTCCCCCAGTTCACCCAGGTGGATGGCCCCGAGAATGGCATGGAGTACCCGATGCTCACCATGAGCGGACCGGGCTTCGGGGTGACGGACCACGAGATCGGGCACCAGTGGTGGCCGATGATGGTCAGCAACAACGAGACCTGGTACGGCTGGATGGACGAGGGATTCAACGAGTACATGAACGTCCTCTCCGAGGCGGCCCACGAGGGGCGTCCCCCCGTGCTCGACAGCCTCGGCGGCCGTGCCGGCGCCCTGGCGGGGAACGAAAGCCAGGCGCCGATGATGTGGGACAACAACTACGGCGGTCCGCTCACGACCTACGTGACCTACTCCAAGGCGCCGATGATGCTCTCCATGCTCGGCGCGCTCGTGGGGGACAGCGCGGTGGCCCGGGCCATGAAGGCCTACGCCGCCGACTGGCGCTTCCGGCATCCCTCGCCCTGGGACTTCATGTTCGCCATGAACCGCGAGCTCGGCCGCAACCTCGACTGGTTCTGGTACAGCTGGCTCTTCACCACCGAATCGGTGGATGGCGGCATCGAGCGGGTCGTGGAGCGCGGCCGCGCCTGGGAGGTCACGGTGCGTCAGCGGGGGGAGATGCCCGCGCCGATCGTGCTCGCCGCCACCCTGGCCCCGGGGGGACCCTCGCCGCGGCTGCCCCGCAACGCGGTGCTCCGGGGCGACACCGTGACGGTGACCTGGCCGGTCGAGACCTGGTTCGACGGCCGGCGCAGCCGGCCGGTCACGCTCGACTTCGGCGGTCGGCGCATCACCGCCGTGACCCTGGACCCGGGGGCGCGATTCCCCGACCGGGACCGGACCGACAACCGCTGGCCGCGATGA
- a CDS encoding DUF4129 domain-containing protein, whose product MTLPQADGAGPEALRAVLDTVFQGGEYRWVQRPHPFAFLARWWDALREALAGLEETHPDLFWVLFWALVGVLLLIFAHAAWVMVQTIRAAAAPPAGATSPAAVARGAAWYRAEARRLAAGGAYAEAMQADFVALVLELDARRVVRFHPSKTPNEYTYEAGLGTGEREAFRDLVRALYGYAFARRPCGPDEYRAWLVAAAPERYAPAH is encoded by the coding sequence GTGACCCTGCCCCAGGCGGATGGCGCCGGGCCCGAGGCGCTGCGGGCCGTGCTCGACACGGTGTTCCAGGGGGGTGAGTACCGCTGGGTGCAACGTCCGCATCCGTTCGCCTTCCTGGCCCGCTGGTGGGACGCCCTCCGTGAGGCGCTCGCGGGGCTCGAGGAGACGCACCCCGACCTCTTCTGGGTACTGTTCTGGGCGCTGGTCGGGGTGCTGCTGCTGATCTTCGCCCACGCCGCCTGGGTGATGGTGCAGACCATCCGCGCCGCCGCGGCGCCGCCCGCCGGCGCGACCTCGCCCGCCGCCGTGGCGCGGGGCGCCGCCTGGTACCGCGCCGAGGCGCGGCGCCTGGCCGCCGGGGGGGCGTATGCCGAGGCGATGCAGGCGGACTTCGTGGCGCTGGTGCTCGAGCTCGATGCCCGGCGCGTGGTGCGGTTCCATCCGAGCAAGACCCCCAACGAGTACACCTACGAGGCGGGCCTGGGCACCGGCGAGCGGGAGGCCTTCCGCGACCTGGTGCGGGCGCTGTACGGCTACGCCTTTGCGCGGCGGCCGTGCGGCCCCGACGAGTACCGTGCGTGGCTCGTGGCCGCCGCGCCGGAGCGGTATGCGCCCGCGCACTGA
- the rho gene encoding transcription termination factor Rho has product MDIAELKQKSVAELHALAEQLNITNYSGLRKQDLIFRIEQTLLDQDTVIRGEGVLEILPEGYGFLRSQDWNYLYGPDDIYVSPSQIKRFDLRTGDTVMGQVRPPKEGERYLALLKVESVNYEEPEKTKHRIAFDNLRPRYPDQRIRLERATGDLSMRVVDLLSPIGKGQRGLIVAPPKAGKTILMQKLANAISENHPECVLIVLLIDERPEEVTDMQENVKAEVIASTFDEPADRHVQVADMVIEKAKRLVEHGRDVVILLDSITRLARAHNVVVPHSGKILSGGVDANALQKPKRFFGAARNIEGGGSLTIVATSLIDTGSRMDEVIFEEFKGTGNMELVLDRRLADRRIYPAIDIQRTSTRKEELLMDKDELNRVYLLRNFLADMPPVEALEFLLERMKRTKTNKEFFATMAQ; this is encoded by the coding sequence ATGGATATCGCCGAACTCAAGCAGAAATCCGTCGCCGAGCTGCATGCGCTGGCGGAACAGCTCAACATCACCAACTACTCGGGCCTCCGCAAGCAGGACCTGATCTTCCGCATCGAGCAGACGCTGCTCGACCAGGACACGGTCATCCGCGGCGAAGGGGTGCTGGAGATCCTGCCCGAGGGCTACGGCTTCCTGCGCAGCCAGGACTGGAACTACCTCTACGGCCCTGACGACATCTACGTCTCGCCCAGCCAGATCAAGCGCTTCGACCTGCGCACCGGCGACACCGTCATGGGGCAGGTCCGCCCCCCCAAGGAGGGCGAGCGGTACCTGGCGCTGCTCAAGGTCGAGAGCGTCAACTACGAGGAGCCGGAGAAGACCAAGCACCGGATCGCCTTCGACAACCTGCGGCCGCGCTATCCCGACCAGCGCATCCGCCTCGAGCGCGCCACCGGCGACCTCTCCATGCGCGTGGTCGACCTGCTCTCCCCCATCGGCAAGGGGCAGCGCGGCCTGATCGTGGCCCCGCCCAAGGCGGGCAAGACGATCCTCATGCAGAAGCTGGCCAACGCGATCAGCGAGAACCACCCGGAGTGCGTGCTGATCGTGCTGCTCATCGACGAGCGGCCGGAAGAAGTGACCGACATGCAGGAGAACGTGAAGGCCGAGGTCATCGCCTCGACCTTCGACGAGCCCGCCGACCGGCACGTGCAGGTGGCCGACATGGTCATCGAGAAGGCCAAGCGCCTGGTGGAGCACGGCCGCGACGTCGTGATCCTGCTCGACTCCATCACCCGCCTGGCCCGCGCCCACAACGTGGTGGTGCCCCACTCCGGCAAGATCCTCTCCGGCGGCGTGGACGCCAACGCGCTGCAGAAGCCCAAGCGCTTCTTCGGTGCCGCCCGGAACATCGAGGGCGGCGGCTCCCTCACCATCGTGGCCACGTCGCTGATCGACACCGGCAGCCGCATGGACGAGGTGATCTTCGAGGAGTTCAAGGGCACCGGCAACATGGAGCTGGTCCTCGACCGGCGCCTGGCCGACCGCCGCATCTACCCCGCCATCGACATCCAGCGGACCAGCACCCGCAAGGAAGAGCTCCTCATGGACAAGGACGAGCTCAACCGGGTGTACCTGCTGCGGAACTTCCTGGCCGACATGCCCCCCGTGGAGGCGCTGGAGTTCCTGCTGGAGCGGATGAAGCGCACCAAGACCAACAAGGAGTTCTTCGCGACGATGGCGCAATAG
- a CDS encoding site-2 protease family protein: MDAITRCFDAWRLIRAGQREIVEGLVAPAHRGPSPELAAALAAWPHVHYWATPDRSELVLVRPLVARRREAWALHLLLFLVTIVCALGAGAALEGSYHPLIGHDLLSALRAGGSFFPQFLQLGEATILSGWRFAVPLLGILLVHELGHYFVARRYGIDASPPYFLPIPPSLSPIGSLGAFLRLRSPVVDRRQLLDVGAAGPLAGFVVVLGVLAWGYASSASVTPAFAPTGSFIEFAGYQYVLGDSLLTRAFRDYFLPGAVSVHLSAAAFAGWAGALITGLNLLPLSQLDGGHVAFGLLGRRQTPLGLAVLMGLIYLAQFWTPWLLWVAITLAVGGLRWTHPSVMCPERSVPTSRRVLGLVCVLVFVLTFMPVPFGS, translated from the coding sequence GTGGACGCCATCACTCGGTGTTTTGACGCCTGGCGGCTGATCCGCGCCGGGCAGCGGGAGATCGTGGAAGGACTGGTGGCGCCCGCCCATCGGGGACCCTCGCCCGAACTCGCGGCGGCGCTCGCCGCGTGGCCCCACGTCCACTACTGGGCCACCCCCGACCGCTCCGAACTGGTGCTGGTGCGGCCGCTGGTTGCCCGGCGGCGGGAGGCGTGGGCCCTCCACCTGCTGCTCTTCCTCGTCACGATCGTGTGCGCCCTCGGCGCCGGCGCCGCCCTCGAGGGGAGCTACCACCCCCTCATCGGCCACGACCTGCTGAGCGCCCTCCGCGCCGGGGGGAGCTTCTTCCCCCAGTTCCTGCAGCTGGGCGAGGCCACCATCCTGAGTGGCTGGCGCTTCGCCGTCCCGCTCCTCGGCATCCTGCTGGTGCACGAGCTGGGGCACTACTTCGTGGCCCGCCGCTACGGGATCGATGCCTCCCCGCCCTACTTCCTGCCCATCCCGCCCTCGCTTTCCCCCATCGGCAGCCTCGGCGCGTTCCTGCGGCTCCGCTCGCCGGTCGTGGACCGCCGCCAGCTGCTCGACGTGGGCGCGGCCGGCCCCCTCGCCGGCTTCGTGGTGGTGCTCGGGGTGCTGGCCTGGGGCTACGCCAGTTCCGCCTCGGTGACGCCGGCCTTCGCGCCCACGGGCTCCTTCATCGAGTTCGCCGGTTACCAGTACGTGCTCGGGGACTCCCTCCTCACCCGGGCGTTCCGCGACTACTTCCTGCCCGGCGCGGTCTCGGTGCACCTGAGCGCCGCCGCCTTCGCCGGCTGGGCCGGCGCGCTGATCACCGGGCTCAACCTGCTGCCCCTGTCACAGCTCGATGGCGGTCATGTGGCCTTCGGCCTGCTCGGGCGGCGGCAGACGCCGCTCGGGCTGGCGGTGCTGATGGGCCTCATCTACCTGGCGCAGTTCTGGACCCCGTGGCTCCTCTGGGTGGCGATCACGCTCGCCGTGGGGGGGCTCCGGTGGACCCACCCCTCCGTGATGTGCCCCGAGCGCTCGGTCCCGACCAGCCGGCGGGTGCTCGGGCTGGTGTGCGTGCTCGTTTTCGTCCTCACCTTCATGCCGGTGCCCTTCGGTTCCTGA
- a CDS encoding stage II sporulation protein M, producing MTTTPDFRQHLEVETPEHVLLDYEIAGLGSRALAALVDTGILGLWGILLGVAFSLLATGLGEWAVALFTLVGFASVWGYFTFFEGLRHGQTPGKRRLGIRVVRDSGHALTFGAAAVRNLLRVADFLPPPYLIGAIAVAVHPRGKRLGDLVAGTVVVRDRPVEHAAAAPALDPAAADLLGVPELDDEEFRLLREYVERAASLPAPVRDRLAARLVERFGPRYPVRAADPGLFLATLHQEEQARRRGRFGARQAAPAGDRRTPGAGAAERLVARQAPRWDAFQALAERAATQGLDSFTGAELPEFAARYREVAADLARARTYGAPATTRARLERLVAAGHNVLYRDERHTGGRIWRFLMEECPAGILEARRAVLLAFLVFTLPGLAGYALLREDPPLAEQVLPEVMLERAEAGVTREREGRGYFEAEAEDRPLMASSIMTNNIGVAFYCFAGGIFAGVGSLVLLAFNGLSMGTISGHFANVGLLDYLWTFVIGHGVLELFAIWVAGAAGFLLGRALIAPGSFSRAEALVHAGRLALRMVGAAVLLLVIAGLIEGFVSASTQSLAYRLSVSSASLVFLLAYLYNGWTALRRAAPGPA from the coding sequence ATGACCACCACGCCCGACTTCCGGCAGCACCTCGAGGTCGAAACCCCCGAGCACGTGCTGCTCGACTACGAGATCGCGGGCCTCGGCTCCCGCGCGCTCGCGGCGCTCGTGGACACCGGCATCCTCGGGCTCTGGGGCATCCTGCTCGGCGTGGCGTTCTCCCTGCTCGCCACCGGGCTCGGCGAGTGGGCCGTGGCCCTCTTCACGCTCGTGGGCTTCGCGTCCGTGTGGGGGTACTTCACCTTCTTCGAGGGCCTGCGGCACGGCCAGACCCCCGGCAAGCGGCGACTGGGCATCCGGGTGGTGCGCGACAGCGGCCACGCCCTCACCTTCGGGGCCGCCGCGGTCCGCAATCTGCTCCGCGTCGCCGATTTCCTCCCGCCGCCCTACCTGATCGGCGCCATCGCCGTGGCGGTGCATCCGCGCGGCAAACGGCTCGGCGACCTCGTCGCCGGCACCGTGGTGGTCCGCGACCGCCCCGTCGAACACGCCGCCGCCGCCCCCGCCCTCGATCCCGCCGCGGCCGACCTCCTGGGCGTGCCCGAACTCGACGACGAGGAGTTCCGGCTGCTCCGCGAATACGTGGAGCGGGCGGCGAGCCTCCCCGCCCCGGTCCGGGACCGGCTGGCCGCCCGCCTGGTGGAGCGCTTCGGTCCCCGCTACCCGGTCCGCGCCGCCGACCCCGGGCTTTTCCTTGCGACCCTGCACCAGGAGGAGCAGGCGCGCCGGCGTGGCCGCTTCGGCGCCCGGCAGGCCGCGCCCGCCGGCGACCGCCGTACCCCCGGCGCGGGGGCGGCCGAGCGCCTGGTGGCGCGGCAGGCGCCCCGGTGGGACGCCTTCCAGGCGCTGGCCGAGCGGGCCGCCACCCAGGGCCTCGACAGCTTCACGGGGGCCGAACTGCCGGAGTTCGCCGCGCGCTATCGCGAGGTGGCCGCCGACCTGGCCCGCGCCCGTACCTACGGCGCCCCCGCCACCACCCGGGCCCGGCTCGAACGCCTGGTGGCCGCGGGCCACAACGTGCTCTACCGCGACGAGCGCCACACCGGAGGGCGCATCTGGCGCTTCCTCATGGAGGAGTGCCCTGCCGGTATCCTCGAGGCCCGCCGGGCGGTGCTGCTCGCCTTCCTGGTGTTCACGCTGCCCGGGCTCGCCGGCTACGCGCTGCTCCGGGAGGACCCGCCGCTCGCGGAACAGGTCCTGCCCGAGGTGATGCTGGAGCGCGCAGAGGCCGGTGTCACGCGGGAGCGGGAGGGCCGGGGGTACTTCGAGGCGGAGGCGGAGGACCGGCCGCTGATGGCGTCGTCGATCATGACCAACAACATCGGGGTGGCGTTCTACTGCTTTGCCGGCGGCATCTTCGCGGGCGTGGGCTCGCTGGTGCTGCTGGCGTTCAACGGGCTCTCGATGGGCACCATCTCAGGGCACTTCGCGAACGTGGGCCTGCTGGACTATCTGTGGACCTTCGTGATCGGGCATGGCGTGCTGGAGCTGTTCGCCATCTGGGTGGCCGGCGCGGCGGGCTTCCTGCTCGGGCGCGCCCTGATCGCGCCGGGGTCGTTCAGCCGCGCGGAGGCGCTGGTGCACGCGGGCCGCCTGGCCCTCCGGATGGTCGGGGCCGCCGTGCTGCTGCTGGTGATCGCGGGGCTGATCGAGGGCTTCGTCTCCGCCAGCACCCAGAGCCTCGCCTACCGGCTCAGCGTCAGCTCGGCGAGCCTGGTCTTCCTGCTGGCCTACCTGTACAACGGCTGGACGGCGCTCCGCCGCGCGGCGCCCGGCCCGGCCTGA
- the thiE gene encoding thiamine phosphate synthase produces the protein MASNLAQQLRLMLVTDDRLLAGRDLVDLARRAVRGGVTAVQLRLKQASARELVDLARALRAAVPVPVLVNDRPDVAFVAGAGVHLGPDDVPVELARRLLPPPAIVGASAGTLAEAEGARGADYWGVGPWHATGTKADAGGAIGAAGFRAIVAVSGGIPCVAIGGIRPEDVPAVLGAGGVGVAVVSGILAADDVEAAARAYARMFGEGGAAGAG, from the coding sequence ATGGCGTCTAATCTAGCGCAGCAGCTGCGGCTCATGCTGGTCACCGACGACCGCCTCCTGGCCGGCCGGGACCTGGTGGACCTGGCCCGGCGGGCGGTCCGGGGTGGGGTCACCGCCGTGCAGCTGCGCCTCAAGCAGGCAAGTGCCCGGGAGCTGGTGGACCTAGCCCGCGCCCTGCGCGCCGCGGTGCCCGTGCCCGTGCTGGTCAACGATCGCCCTGACGTGGCCTTTGTGGCCGGCGCCGGCGTGCACCTCGGCCCCGACGACGTGCCGGTGGAGCTTGCCCGCCGGCTGCTCCCGCCGCCCGCGATCGTCGGCGCCTCCGCCGGCACCCTCGCCGAAGCGGAGGGGGCGCGGGGAGCCGACTACTGGGGCGTGGGGCCGTGGCACGCCACCGGCACCAAGGCCGATGCCGGCGGCGCCATCGGCGCCGCGGGGTTCCGCGCCATCGTGGCGGTCTCCGGGGGGATCCCGTGTGTCGCGATCGGGGGGATCCGGCCCGAGGACGTGCCGGCCGTCCTCGGGGCCGGTGGCGTGGGGGTGGCGGTGGTCTCGGGGATCCTGGCCGCGGACGACGTCGAGGCGGCGGCCCGGGCCTACGCCCGGATGTTCGGTGAGGGCGGCGCGGCGGGCGCCGGCTAG
- a CDS encoding MoxR family ATPase gives MTPDELRQQADVAHQLLAQLGRVVLGQEAVLREAVLALVARGHVLFEGAPGTAKTLLVRTLSETMGLDFRRIQFTPDLMPSDITGVNLLTGPGGFTFRPGPLFADLVLGDEINRAPAKTQAALLEAMQERHVTVDGTTHPLSASFTVFATQNPIEFEGTYPLPEAELDRFLIKSLLAYPDAAAEQGVLTRVLEGFEAAEPASFGVTQVLDAAGLARLRAAARAVRVEPSLVGYITALVRATREAPALTLGASPRASVALLKLAQAAALLDGRDYVVPDDVKTLAPPVLRHRVAVAPELELEGVTPDQALRTILERIEAPR, from the coding sequence GTGACCCCGGACGAACTCCGCCAGCAGGCGGACGTCGCGCACCAGCTCCTGGCCCAGCTCGGCCGCGTGGTGCTCGGCCAGGAGGCGGTGCTGCGCGAGGCGGTGCTCGCGCTGGTGGCGCGGGGGCACGTCCTCTTCGAGGGCGCGCCCGGCACCGCCAAGACCCTGCTGGTCCGCACGCTCAGCGAGACCATGGGGCTCGACTTCCGGCGCATCCAGTTCACCCCCGACCTGATGCCGAGCGACATCACGGGCGTGAACCTGCTCACCGGGCCCGGCGGCTTCACCTTCCGCCCGGGGCCGTTGTTCGCCGACCTGGTGCTGGGCGACGAGATCAACCGGGCCCCGGCCAAGACCCAGGCCGCGCTGCTCGAGGCGATGCAGGAGCGGCACGTGACCGTCGATGGCACCACGCACCCTCTCTCGGCCAGCTTCACGGTGTTCGCCACCCAGAACCCGATCGAGTTCGAGGGCACCTACCCGCTGCCGGAAGCGGAGCTGGACCGGTTCCTGATCAAGAGCCTGCTGGCCTACCCCGACGCCGCGGCGGAGCAGGGCGTGCTCACCCGGGTGCTCGAGGGCTTCGAGGCGGCGGAGCCGGCGAGCTTCGGCGTGACCCAGGTGCTCGATGCCGCCGGCCTGGCGCGGCTCCGTGCGGCCGCCCGCGCGGTGCGGGTGGAGCCGAGCCTCGTCGGGTACATCACGGCGCTGGTGCGGGCCACCCGCGAGGCGCCGGCGCTCACGCTGGGGGCCAGCCCCCGCGCCAGCGTGGCCCTGCTCAAGCTGGCCCAGGCCGCCGCGCTGCTCGATGGCCGCGACTACGTGGTGCCGGATGACGTGAAGACCCTGGCGCCGCCGGTGCTCCGGCATCGGGTGGCCGTGGCGCCGGAACTCGAACTCGAGGGCGTCACGCCGGACCAGGCGCTCCGTACCATCCTAGAACGGATCGAGGCTCCCCGATGA
- the aroH gene encoding chorismate mutase — translation MSEAHPIRLQGIRGAITVEANEAQQILEATDELLRELIQANSLQPDDIVSGLFTMTADLNAAFPARAAEVYGWNIVALLHSTEIPVPGSLPRCIRLLVHAYTARTREEIRHVYLRGAVALRPDRADGGRR, via the coding sequence ATGAGTGAAGCCCACCCGATCCGGTTGCAGGGCATCCGCGGCGCCATCACCGTGGAAGCGAACGAGGCCCAGCAGATTCTCGAGGCCACCGACGAGCTCCTGCGCGAACTCATCCAGGCCAACAGCCTCCAGCCTGATGATATCGTGAGCGGCCTGTTCACGATGACCGCCGACCTCAACGCGGCCTTCCCTGCCCGCGCGGCGGAGGTCTACGGCTGGAATATCGTGGCCCTGCTTCATTCCACGGAGATCCCCGTGCCGGGGTCGCTGCCCCGCTGCATCCGCCTGCTGGTGCACGCCTATACCGCGCGCACCCGCGAGGAGATCCGGCACGTCTATCTCCGGGGCGCGGTCGCGCTTCGTCCGGACCGGGCGGATGGGGGACGGCGGTAG
- the ruvX gene encoding Holliday junction resolvase RuvX has protein sequence MPIPTAGRVIAIDWGEVRLGLALSDETQTLATPLETLVRRPGKRFPMPRFLELVAEHQPVGIVVGLPLTLEGLEGDNARLTRELAAQVSARTALPAILEDERLTTARAHREIHAQGGSARGRREDVDALAAAVLLQGYLDRRRNTRG, from the coding sequence ATGCCCATCCCGACCGCCGGCCGCGTCATCGCCATCGACTGGGGCGAGGTCCGCTTGGGCCTCGCCCTTTCTGATGAGACCCAGACCCTCGCCACGCCGCTCGAGACCCTGGTGCGCCGGCCGGGGAAGCGCTTCCCCATGCCCCGCTTCCTCGAGCTCGTCGCCGAGCACCAGCCGGTGGGGATCGTCGTGGGCCTGCCCCTCACCCTCGAGGGCCTGGAGGGTGACAACGCCCGGCTCACCCGCGAGCTCGCCGCCCAGGTGAGCGCCCGCACGGCGCTCCCCGCCATATTGGAGGACGAACGGCTCACCACGGCCCGCGCCCACCGCGAGATCCACGCGCAGGGTGGCTCGGCCCGGGGCCGCCGGGAGGACGTGGACGCCCTCGCCGCGGCGGTGCTGCTGCAGGGCTACCTGGACCGACGAAGGAACACGCGCGGATGA
- the mltG gene encoding endolytic transglycosylase MltG, whose protein sequence is MLLTLACARPGPAGPPVRVTIPPGSSFRAVTDTVVARGLVGSRPWFRVLARVRGIDRKVQAGVYDLPAGASAWQLLTQLERGRIATIRFTAPEGLTLLELGDLVEARLGIAADSVAAAARDSARLRALGVPAPSLEGYLLPETYTLPLPVTAGALVDAMTAEFTRRWNPAWTARLDSLGRSRHELLALAAIVEGEARRDDERATIAGVYTNRLRIGMPLQADPTVQYAIQLKTGARKPRLLFKDLEIDSPYNTYRVRGLPPGPVNSPGLASITAALYPAEVPWLYFVAVGDGSHRFSRTLVEHNRAIGDVRRPRSAR, encoded by the coding sequence TTGCTGCTGACGCTGGCCTGCGCCCGCCCGGGCCCCGCCGGCCCGCCCGTCCGGGTCACGATCCCCCCGGGTTCTTCCTTCCGGGCTGTCACCGACACCGTGGTGGCGCGCGGGCTGGTGGGGTCGCGGCCCTGGTTCCGCGTCCTGGCCCGGGTGCGCGGCATCGACCGGAAGGTGCAGGCCGGCGTGTACGACCTCCCCGCCGGCGCCAGCGCGTGGCAGCTGCTCACCCAGCTGGAGCGGGGCCGCATCGCCACCATCCGGTTCACCGCCCCTGAGGGTCTCACCCTGCTCGAGCTCGGCGACCTGGTCGAGGCGCGGCTCGGCATCGCCGCCGACTCGGTGGCCGCCGCCGCCCGCGACTCGGCGCGGCTCCGCGCGCTTGGCGTGCCGGCCCCGAGCCTCGAGGGCTACCTCCTCCCCGAGACCTACACCCTGCCGCTCCCGGTCACGGCGGGGGCGCTGGTGGACGCGATGACCGCCGAGTTCACCCGGCGGTGGAACCCGGCGTGGACGGCGCGGCTCGATTCGCTGGGGCGGAGCCGGCACGAGCTGCTGGCGCTGGCGGCGATCGTGGAGGGCGAGGCGCGGCGGGATGACGAGCGGGCCACCATCGCGGGGGTCTACACCAACCGGCTCCGGATCGGGATGCCGCTCCAGGCCGACCCGACGGTGCAGTACGCCATCCAGCTCAAGACCGGCGCCCGCAAGCCGCGGCTGCTGTTCAAGGACCTCGAGATCGACTCGCCGTACAACACCTACCGGGTACGCGGCCTGCCGCCCGGGCCCGTGAACTCCCCGGGCCTCGCGAGCATCACCGCCGCGCTGTATCCGGCGGAGGTCCCCTGGCTGTACTTCGTGGCGGTGGGCGACGGCAGCCACCGCTTCAGTCGCACCCTGGTGGAGCACAACCGCGCCATCGGCGACGTCCGCCGCCCCCGCAGCGCCCGCTAG